TTGGACCGAAGAGTGCGGTGCCTATCCGAACCATCGTACTGCCTTCCCGGATCGCGATTTCCATGTCGTTCGTCATACCCATCGATAACTCTGGCCCAACTAGGTCACAGCCACGACGGAGCTCCTCAGATAGTGCTCTCAAACTGCCAAATGCTCGTCCAAGAACAACCTCGTCCTCAACGAACGGCGCCATCGTCATCAAACCATTTACGCGCAGACCGGGCAATTCCGCCATCCTCGCGACCTCATCGGGCGCTCTCTCAGTGGTGAAACCACTCTTCGAATCCTCGCCCGACGTGTTCACCTGAGCCAAAACAGCAACCGTTCTGCCGGCCTCGCTCGCGCTCCGGGAGATCTTCTCCGCAAGCCTGAGGCTGTCCACCGAATGGATCAGATCGGAAGCGGCCGCCGCCCGAGCACTCTTTCGCGTCTGCAGATGGCCAATCATGTGCCAGCGAGCGGCAGCGGCCCCGAAATGTCCGACCTTCGCCTCAAGTTCTTCGACGCGATTCTCGCCAAGGTCCATCAGGCCCGCAGACAAGGCGGCTTCGACGGCCTCAACCG
This window of the Longimicrobiales bacterium genome carries:
- a CDS encoding YggS family pyridoxal phosphate-dependent enzyme produces the protein MMQTTTDTYAARLAEALPRVHDQIAGATEAAGRRQESVRLIAVTKTHPVEAVEAALSAGLMDLGENRVEELEAKVGHFGAAAARWHMIGHLQTRKSARAAAASDLIHSVDSLRLAEKISRSASEAGRTVAVLAQVNTSGEDSKSGFTTERAPDEVARMAELPGLRVNGLMTMAPFVEDEVVLGRAFGSLRALSEELRRGCDLVGPELSMGMTNDMEIAIREGSTMVRIGTALFGPRGIAQ